The genomic window CACAGGAATCTCGGGGCCGAATCATCGAGCGCAGCGGCTGCGGTAAAGGCAGCGGTATCTTCAAGGGAAGTAAAATCGATCTTCCAATCGGTTTTGCCTTCGTAATAAGCAATGCTTTGGTCTTTTTGGTTGAGAAGCGGAATCCCGAAACGTAAAACATAGGAAAAAGCCCCGTTGAAAACAGACGTTAATCTGATGGGCCGGTTTTCTGCTATCCGGCTGAATGTTTTGCGCAGATCGAAATTGCGGTTGCAGTCTTCTGGAAGTTGGGTGTAGTCGGTACAGAAATCGGAAGGGATAAACCGGGGAATACCGGCGTCTACGGCGGCATCTAGCAGCTGAGACTGTGCTTCCACGATCACTTCATGCAGTCCTGCCAGTGCGGATACCACGCAGGATACCCCGGAACAGGCTGTGGTAAGTTGGGAAGCATCGTTATAATCCGCACTAAAGATTTCGATGCCTGCATCCCGCAATACTTTTATTTTCTCCGGCTTGCTTCCGGTGCGGACCAGGGCTCTTACATTTGCACCTCTTGACAGCAGTTCCCGGCAGATCTTTTCGCCAAGGCTTCCGGTAGCTCCGGCAACCAAAATGATATTTTTCATAATTCTAATGATGTTTGATTATCAAAACTATGAATTATCGTCCCGCCTGAAACTACCATTTGGTAGATTTTTAGATCAGTGGATATTTTTCCGGATCCGGCTAAGGGCATTGGGGGTAATACCCAGATAAGAAGCCAGCTGTTTCACCGATACGCGCTGCATAAAGTCCGGCTGCTGCAAAAATTCAAGATAGCGTTCTTCCACGGTCAGGGTCTGGAAACGGATAATCTCATCAATCATCCGCATGGCCATGGATTCCCAGGTTTTCCTCCCGAATTCCTGCCAGGCCGGCAGCTGGCGGTACAGCATTTCCATGTCTTTTCTTTCGATGTAATACAATTCGGTTTCTTCAACAGCTTCTATATTGAAGCGGGTCGGCTGCTGGGGTCTGAAACTGGAAATTTCCGTGAAGAATTCTCCGGGCAGCACAATCCAGGCCGTCAGTTCCCGATCATCCCCGTAAATGAAACGCAGTGCCCCGCTTTTGAGGAAATAATACCGGTCTGCAATCTGTCCGCGTTTCAGCAACAGCTGTTTTTTTTGGAGTGTTTTCGGATGGAATTTGGAGATTACAAAAGGCAGATCATCTCCATGAAGCTGGTCTGCTCCTGTTTTAATGAAATGAATGAGTTCCTGCATAAATGTACGATCAGTTAATAAATACCTTCCAAATGTATTGTAAAATTTTGAATTATAGCGGATAAGATTTACGGTAGATGGCAATGTTTAGCATGCGATATTGATGTGTGTTTGTAAGTGAAAAATCTCCCACGGATCGCGCAGATTTTCACAGATGATAACGTGGCTTCAAGTCTCTCAGCCACCGATACTCTCTATTCCTTTAAATTAGGAAGTATAAAATCAAAGATTAAACTTTTAGCGCAACGTTTGTCATCCCTTTAGGGATCTAAATATAGTTTTAGCGATAAGTATGAAGATCCGCGATTAGATTCCTGCAAGAATTGAAAGTTTAAAGTGTTCAGAGACAAAACAGGTGGAAAATTAAATTTCAATAAAAATCTATGATTTTTTCTGATGTGCTCTAAAATATCTCAAAGCTTGGGTCTGAATCTCATGTGGCTCAGGTATTGAATTCCTAATAGGTCAATGATCTTTAATCAGGTATTGGAAAAATCGTTTGTCCATTCCTCAAATGATGATTAAATTAGCAAAAACTAAACTTAATGTTCATCAGACCGAAAACGAAAACACTATTTCTCTCGTCATTACTTATTTCATCTGCTTTTTTTTCCCAGGCCCACAACGTCTCCGAAGGGTATCAGAAACCTACCGATCCCTTGGTAGCTCAGAATCTTGAAAACTGGCAGGATCTGAAATTCGGGCTTTTCATGCACTGGGGAACGTACAGCCAGTGGGGAATTGTGGAAAGCTGGAGCCTCTGCCCGGAAGATGAATCCTGGACCCAGCGCAAGCTGGAGCATGGCAAATCCTATTACGAATATGTAAAAAACTACGAAAATCTTCAGACGACGTTTAACCCTACCCAATTTAATCCGCAGAAATGGGCAGATGCCGCAAAAAAAGCGGGAATGAAATATGTGGTATTTACCACCAAACACCATGACGGTTTTGCCATGTTCGATACCCAACAGTCTGATTATAAAATTACTTCTCCTCAAACGCCCTTTTCTAAAAACCCGAAGGCGGATGTAACGAAGGAAATATTCAATACCTTCAGAAACGAAGGCTTTAAAATCGGGGCCTATTTCTCTAAACCGGACTGGCATTCCAACGACTATTGGTGGTCTTACTTCCCTCCGAAAGACCGGAATGTGAATTATGATCCCAAAAAATATCCCGGAAGATGGGAGAATTTCAAAAAATTTACTTTTAACCAGCTGAATGAAATCACTTCCAAGTACGGAAAAATCGACATCCTTTGGCTGGACGGAGGCTGGGTGCGCCCCTTTAACACCATCGATCCGAAAGTAGAGTGGCAGCGGACCATTAAAGTAGAACAGGACATCGATATGGATAAGATAGGAACCATGGCGCGGAAAAATCAGCCCGGAATCATTGTTGTAGACCGTACCGTTGCCGGGAAATGGGAAAATTATGTAACGCCGGAGCAGGCCGTTCCGGAAAAAGCACTGGATATTCCGTGGGAAAGCTGCATTACGATGGGTGATTCGTTTTCCTATGTGCCGAACGACAACTACAAATCCTCCCAGAAAATCATAGAAACCCTGGTGAAAATCATTTCCAGGGGTGGAAATTACCTGATGAACATCGCTCCCGGTCCCAATGGGGATTACGATGCTGTGGTGTATGAAAGGTTAAAGGAAATTTCCGGATGGATGGATAAAAACCAATCGGCGGTTTTTGCAACGCGAAGCATCGCTCCTTATCATGACGGAAACTTTTACTATACAAAAAGTAAAGACGGAAAAACGGTGAATGTTTTCCACTTGGATGAACAAACAGAATACAAATCTCCTTCAACCTTACACTTCACCATTCCTGAAAATTATAAGCCAAAATCATTGAAAGTATTGGGACTGCCAGGAAAAATTCAGTGGAAGAAAACAGGAAATTCCATTGATGTTCAGTTACCGGAACAGAGAGCCGGATTAAAATTTGCAACCGTTATCCAAATCGTTCAATAATGAAATTAAATTTTACATTCATTGGAATTACATTATTGGGTTCCGTTTTTATATCTGCCCAGAAACCGTTGTATAAAGATCCGAAACAGCCTGTAGAAGTCAGGGTGCAGGATCTGCTGAAAAGAATGACGCCTGAAGAAAAGTTCTGGCAGTGTTTCATGATTCCCGGCGATCTTGATAATGTTCCGAAAGGCCAGTACGCTCATGGGATTTTCGGGCTTCAGGTAAGTGCCGGAAACCAGGGCGGCGGTGCGGCCGGGCAGATGCTCACGTACAATGCGAATGAGGATGCGGAAAAGCTGACCAAAAAAATCAATGCCATCCAGAAATATTTTGTCGAAGAATCAAGATTGGGAATTCCGGTCATTCCGTTTGATGAAGCGCTGCACGGACTGGTGCGGGAAGGTGCCACGGCTTTCCCGCAGGCCATCGGCCTTGCCGCGACGTTTAATCCTGAATTGATGAAGCAGGTTTCAACAGCCATTGCCAGAGAATCAAAATTGAGAGGGATCCGGCAGATTTTAACCCCGGTGGTGAATCTGGCGAGCGATGTCCGTTGGGGAAGGACCGAGGAGACGTATGGCGAAGATCCTTTCCTGACTTCGGTTATGGGCGTTAGTTTCGTCAGCTCCTTTGAGAATATGGGAATTATCACCACGCCGAAACACTTTTTGGCAAACGTCGGCGAAGGCGGCCGCGATTCATATCCGATCCACTGGAGCAAAAGATACCTGGAGGAAACGCACTTGGTTCCTTTTGAAAAAGCCTTTCATCAGGGGAAAAGCCGTTCGGTAATGACTTCGTACAATCTGCTGGACGGCAGGCCTTCGACCGCAAACCATTGGCTGCTGACGGAAAAATTAAAAAAAGACTGGAATTTTAAAGGCTTCGTGATTAGCGATGCCAGTGCTGTCGGCGGAGCCAATGTACTGCATTTTACGGCGAAGGATTATGACGATGCCTCGGCACAGGCCATCAATGCCGGGCTGGATGTCATTTTTCAGACCGAATATAAGCATTACCAGCTTTTCATCCCGCCTTTCCTGGACGGACGGATTTCAAAAGAAAGAATCGACGATGCGGTGGCCAGGGTACTGAGGGCAAAATTTGAACTCGGACTTTTTGAAAACCCGTACGTTTCCGAAAAGGACATTGAAGCTTTAAAGAAAATCAACCATAAGCCCCTGGCGGAAAAAGCAGCCGTCGAATCTTTTGTCCTGCTTCAAAATCAGAATCATACGCTACCTGTTCCGGAAAATGTAAAAAGGATATTGGTAGTGGGAACCGATGCAGCTGATGCAAGACTGGGTGGTTACTCAGGGCCGGGAAATAAAAAGGTAAGCATCCTCGAAGGAATCCGGAATTTTGTAAAAAATAAGAATATTGAAATTACCTATTCAAAAGGGATCGACTGGAACCTGAAAAAGTATGTAACCGTTCCCGCTGAATTTTTATCTTCCGGAAATCAGAAAGGGCTGAAAGGAACTTATTTTGCCAATTCGGATGTAAAAGGAACTCCCGCTTTTGAAAGACAGGACGAACAGCTGAATTTCAGGTGGACTTTATACTCGCCAAATCCTGAAAAGCTGCAGCCTGACGATTACAGTGTCCGGTGGACCGGAAAATTACAGGCACCGGAATCCGGAAAATACCAGTTAGGTCTTCGCGGAAACGACGGGTTCAGGCTTTATCTCAACGGAAAATTAATGATCGACAATTGGGAAAAGCTGAGTTATTCCACCAAAACCGTAGATCTCGATTTTATTAAAGGTCAGAAATATGATGTGGCTGTGGAATTCCATGAAAACAGGGGAGAAGCCAACATCGAGCTGATCTGGAATTACGGACTGAACGATTACCGTAAAGATTATAACGATGCCTTAAAACTGGCGCAGGAAGCAGATTACATCATCGTAACCGCCGGAATTCACGAAGGTGAGTTTCAGGACCGGTCGTCTTTAAGCCTTCCGGGAAACCAGGAACCATTCATTCATGAAGTTTCAACATTAAACAAACCGGTTGCCGTAGTTTTGGTAGGTGGCTCTGCCATAAAAACAACGGATTGGAAAGATGAGGTCGGGGCCATTCTCGACGTCTGGTATCCGGGGGAAGAGGGAGGAAATGCCGTAGCGAAAGTGTTGTTCGGAGCAGAAAACCCGTCGGGAAAATTACCGGTTACTTTCCCGGTGGAAGAGGGGCAGCTGCCTTTATCCTACAACCATCATCCGACCGGTAGAGGAAACGATTATTATGACCTGAGCGGCGAACCGTTATATCCGTTCGGATTCGGGTTAAGCTATAGCACTTTTGAAATTTCCGGGCTTGAATTAAATCAGTCAGCCTATTCTGCCAACGATACGATCATTGCTAAAGTCAACGTAAAAAATACAGGCTCAAAATTAGGAAGTGAAGTGGTACAGCTGTATGTGAAAGACCTGCTGGCTTCGGTTTCAAGACCTATTATTGAACTGAAAGGTTTTCAGAAGGTGCATTTAAAACCTGGAGAATCAAAACAAATTTCCATTGAAGTCCCGGTGAAAGAACTGAAATTTTTGGACGAAAATATGAACTGGACGGTTGAAAAAGGGACATACCGGATTTTGGTTGGGAATTCCTCAAAGAATCTTCCGCTGAAACAGAATATAGAAATTAAATAGTTCTAAAATTATTGTACGATATCTGTAAGCATTTTCTCATAATTGAATGAGGATAATGAATGACAAATTACATTAAAATCATTCGTAAAAAGTACATATCATGAAAAAGTTTTTAATATCGACCGTTATTTTGCTCGGATTATCAATGAATGTTTACGGACAAAGACGTCCGCCTGCGCCGCCACATCCTTCGAAAGGCCAGCTGGTCAGCAGTAAATCTCAGGAGCTGGCACAAAGGTACAACAGAGAGAGAAAGCTTATCCTGAATCATCCGTTGGCCACAAAGAAAATGAAAAGAGACCAGTTAAGGGCGCTTAATGAAAGATATGCCAATGAAAAACGTTTGCTGAGAAGCGCAAAATAACATAATAGTTTTAACGAAAATAAATAAAAAGTCCGTTTCATCATTTTGATACGGGCTTTTTTGTATCATTTCCAGTTAAGATTTATTTATTTGAAATAGCTGTCGCTGTTAGCAATAAAAGCACCTCATTTCCTTTAAAAATCATCCTTAAATTTCACCGCATATCAATTTTTGAGGAATGCAGCACTTCCGATATTTTTCCTTAAATTCGCATAAAAATTTTTATTATAATGAACTACGATATTATTGTCATCGGAAGTGGTCCTGGTGGATATGTTACAGCGATCAGAGCAGCACAATTGGGTTTCAAAACTGCCATTATCGAGAAGGAAAACTTAGGAGGGATCTGCCTGAACTGGGGATGTATTCCGACAAAAGCTTTGTTAAAATCTGCGCAGGTTTTTCATTATATCAACCACGCTGAAGATTACGGACTGAATAAAGTGGAAGGAAGCTTCGAATTCCCGAACGTGATCCAGAGAAGCCGTGGGGTAGCCAACAAAATGAGCAAAGGGATTGAGTTCCTGATGAAGAAAAATAAGATCGATGTGATCATGGGAACGGCAAAAGTTCAGAAAGGTAAAAAAGTTTCCGTTACCGATAAGGAAGGAAAAACAACCGAATATACAGGAACGAACATCATCATTGCAACCGGTGCACGTTCAAGAGAATTGCCGAACCTTCCGCAGGACGGTAAAAAAGTAATCGGTTACCGACAGGCTTTGTCTCTTCCGGAGCAGCCGAAATCAATGATCGTTGTAGGTTCAGGAGCGATCGGGGTAGAATTTGCCGATTTCTATAACACGATGGGAACAAAAGTTACTGTTGTTGAATTCATGCCGAACATCGTTCCGGTAGAAGATGAAGAAATCTCCAAGCACCTTGAAAAGTCCCTTAAAAAAACAGGCATCGAGATCATGACCAATGCTTCAGTAGAAAGCGTGGATACCAGCGGTGAAGGCGTAAAAGCTACGGTAAAAACAGCGAAAGGGAACATTACCCTGGAAGCGGATATTTTACTTTCTGCCGTAGGAATTGCTGCCAACATCGAGAACATCGGTTTGGAAGAAGTAGGCATCCAGACGGATAAAGGAAGAGTATTGGTAAACGAATGGTATGAAACTTCAGTTCCGGGTTACTACGCGATCGGAGACATCATCCCGACTCAGGCTCTGGCACACGTTGCTTCTGCAGAAGGAATTACCTGTGTAGAGAAAATCAAGGGAATGCACGTGGAAAAAATCGATTACGGCAATATCCCGGGATGTACGTACTGTCACCCTGAAGTTGCTTCTGTAGGTCTTACCGAAAAGCAGGCTAAAGAAAAAGGCTACGAGATCAAGGTAGGAAAGTTCCCGCTTTCTGCCAGCGGAAAAGCGACGGCGAACGGAAATACCGATGGTTTCATCAAAGTAATTTTCGATGCGAAATACGGTGAATGGTTAGGCTGTCACATGATCGGAGAAGGGGTTACCGATATGGTAGCAGAAGCGGTTGTGGCAAGAAAGCTTGAAACGACTGGTCACGAAATCATCAAATCCATCCACCCGCACCCGACGGTTTCCGAAGCGATTATGGAAGCTGCAGCAGCTGCTTACGGTGAAGTGATCCACATTTAATCAATACATAAACTAATAATTAAATACAACAATCGATGTTTAAAAAACTGGCTGCGGAAGCTTTGGGACTGGGAGATATCGGAAAAATTATTTCTTCTCAGGATTATGACAAGGTAGATTCTGACGATTATATCCTGTCTGAAGACAACGAGAAAATTTTCTTCCTGATCAAATCCAGAAGAGATGAATACTGTTTTACCAACCGGGCTTTGATCCACATTGACGGCGCAAGCGCTTTGGATAAGAAAAGGGTTCTGAAGAGATACGAATATTATCAGTTTCCATTTTCCAACATCGCCTTACAGACGGCAGGAACCATCGACCTGGATGTCGAGATTTCATTCAATATCGGGAATGTTCCGATGATGATCAGTGTGGCGAAAGGCCAGATCGATCAACTGAAAGACCTGTACAAAACATTGCTGGCAATTCAGCAGGAAGTTCACCACAACCATTCGCTGCTGAACTTTTCCAACGACAGCATCCAGAAAGCCATTACTTCGGTGGCTTCCGGAAAGCAGGAAAATGTTTCGAAAAGCCAGGAATTAAGAGCCATCAACGAATATATTTTCGCCTGGAACACCACCAGTTTCGATAAATATAACCAGAAAGATTTTTCAAGAATCTTTGAAAAGTATATTAATAATTAGAATAATATTTTCAAATACTTAAGCCCGGAATTTCCGGGCTTTTTTAATACCTTAGAATAAGATTGCTGAGCAGTGTGTTATGCTGAGTTTATGAAGACCTTTGAGAACAAATAATACTCAAACCTTAAAAAACTTCCGGCATCCAACATCCTTCTTCCCGCCTTTCAACCCATATTAATCTAATTTTTATTTGTGTTAAAAAAATGGCAAAATCACCGGATCTGGAAAAAGATGACCCATTATTTTGTTATGTTTTCTTATATTTAATCCATGAATTCTGAGAAAATAGGACTTGTGTTATCCGGCGGCGGAACCAAAGGGATTGCGCATGCCGGGGTTTTAAAATTCTTAGCCGAGAAAAATATTACGATCGATGTGCTGTCCTGCTGCAGCGCCGGTTCTATCGTAGGGTGTCTCTATGCCATCGGTAAAAAGCCGGAAGAAATTCTGGAATTCTTCAAATCGATCTATTTTTTCAACTGGAAACACTTTGCGTTCAACCAGCCCGGGTTGGTTTCATCGGTGATCTTCAGGAATTACCTGAATCCTGTTTTCGGGGAGATGAAATTGGAAGATCTGGATAAAGAGGTAAAAATTGTCGCTACGGAACTGGTCGGCGGCACTGAAAAGATTTTCGACAGTAATTTTAAAATTGTAGATGCCATTATTGCTTCGTGTTCTATTCCGGGAGTAACGACCCCTTATATCATTGACGATGAAATGTACTGCGACGGCGGTGTGCTGAACAATTTTCCGGCAGATATCATCCGGAAAGACTGCGATAAGCTGATCGGTGTTTTTGTGTCGCCGCCGCATGATATTAAGATCAGTGATCTGAAATCCATCAAAGCCATCGTTTCCCGTTCCTACGACTTACTTTCTTATCGCATCGAAAAGATAAAATTCGATCACTGCGACTGGTTTATTTCATCTCAGGAACTCTCTACTTACGGCACTTTTGAAAGAAGAAAAGACCGTCTGGAACAGATTTTCAACATCGGTTACCAGGCTGCAAAAGACAGCTTCGATGAAAGCCGGTTTTACACCGAAGTAAAAAAGGAAGAACGTATTGTTTGAGGTGAATGGTGAATGGTGAATGGTCAATCCGCTTCGCTTGTCAATTTTTTGGTGTTAAAAGATTGACCATTGACTTGCGACAGCAAATTCACCATTGACAATATAGCGGTGAATGGTGAGTGGTCAATCCGCTTCGCTTGTGAATTTTTTTGTGTCTAATTTTGTGGAATTTCTAACGCAAGGGGACGCAAAGTCTTCTTGTGCAATATTCCGCATATTTTCCGTTCGCAAGGGCACTCTGTTCAGCAAATGATAGTAATGCATTAAAGGTGAATGGTGAGTGGTCAATCCGCTTTGCTTGTTAATTGTTTGGTGTTAAAAGATTGACCATTGACTTGCGAAGCAAAATTCACTATTGACAATAGAGCGATGAATGGTGAGTGGTCATCCGCTTCGCTTGTGAATTTATTTTATGCTAGAACTTCACTATTGGCTTGAGCAGTAAAATTCACTATTGATCTAAATAAAAAATTCCCAGCTCAAAGCTAGGAATCTATATATAGTTTTTAATGTTAGTTTTTCACAACATAACCGCTTTGATTAACGACCGTCTTACCATTTTGATCTGTTACGAAGAGTGTATAGGGTGCTTTTTTAGCAGAATCTGTTAGATAATTTCTCCAGATCTGGTAAGTATAGCCATTGTTACTGAATTCATAGTAATAATTTCCACCTGTTCCATCGGGAATCAGCTCACCGTTTGAAATAATCATGTTTGGCTTGGATGTAACTTTTCCATTCACTCCCCACGATTAGTACAGGTAATTCCCATTCGGTTGCTGGTCAATCTTAATTTTAAATTTTTTAGTTTTAATAATGACTGATTTCGGAACTTTTTCTTTCTGGTAATTTATTTTTGAGATCGAGGTTTCATCAACTTTTGTATTGGCCTGCATCAGCGAAAACTGTGCTATACAAAAAACACTAAGGGCAATTTTTCTGATCATTTTCTTATGCTTAATGATTATGGGTAAAATCCGATCAAATTTAAAGCCAACACCGCAATTTTTAACGATTTTCCTGTTCAGATTTCACTTTTATGGATCAACTTTAAAATAATTTGTAAGCTGCTGGTAAAAATAATTGATTTGATTTTCAGTGATTTATAGGGTGTTTTAAAAAATAATTAAACTTTTTGAAGCAAGTGAATATTTTTCTTACGTACATTTGTACCACAAAAGGATCTCGTTCCTTTATTATCAAAATGAAACTAATTAACTTTAAGTTTTTTCTATTAAAAGTATCAGAAATCACCTTCACGATTTTTAATACATCTCCACCGGCAACGTCTTAATTTTTCGAAAGAATTAGTATATAATTCGTACTCTGTTTTCCATTTCTGAAAAAACAGGGCACATCTCCCGTTTTCAAATTTTAATCAAAAACAAAAACTATGGAATTAAGTTTTCATGGCTGGATGATTCCGGCTGTTATCGCCTTGTTGTGCGTTATTTTTTACAAATTTATTTTAAGAATTTTCTTCGGACTCGTTATTGTCCCCCAGGATAGGATCGGGCTGGTTACCAAAAAATTTGTGCTCGTCGGCAAACAGGAACTTCCGGAAGGCAGGATTATCGCGACCAATGGTGAAGCGGGTTTCCAGGCGCAGACCCTGGCTCCCGGAGTTTATTTCGGCAAATGGATCTGGCAGTATTCTATCGATTTTCAGCCGTTTACAGTGATCCCGACCGGGAAAATAGGACTGCTTCTGGCAAAAGACGGAGTGGAGCTGGAAACCGGAAGGATCTTAGGAAGAAAAGTAGACTGTGATTCTTTTCAGGATGCCGAAGCCTTTCTGAAAAACGGAGGCCGAAAGGCCGGCAAACCGCCATTATTGCTCCGGGATCTTACAGGATTAATACATTGTTGTTTGAAATTGAACTCACAGAGATGACGCAGATCCCCGATAATGCGGTAGGAATTATTACCACGATGGAAGGAAGTCCGCTGGAAGAAGGCCAGATTGCCGGAAAGATCATTAATGGGCACAATAAATTTCAGGATGTGGATACTTTCTTGAACAGCGGAGGCTATAAAGGACTTCAGGAACAGGTGATCCTGGCGGGCTCTTATTTTCTCAACCCATGGTTTACCAAAGTAGAGATGGTAAAAATGACGGAAATTCCGATCGGGCATGTAGGAGTGATCATCAGCTACGTGGGAGAAGACGGCAAAGATTTAAGCGGTGTGGATTTCAAGCACGGAAATATTGTAGAGAAAGGACATAAAGGAGTCTGGGCAGAACCGATCGGCCCCGGAAAATATCCGATCAATCCATATATCATGAAAGTGGAGCTGGTTCCGACCACCAATCTGGTTTTAAACTGGGCCTACGAAAGAAGTGAATCCCACCAACTCGATAAAAACCTTTCGACCATTACGGTACGGAGTAAAGACGGTTTCCCTTTCAACCTGGATGTTTCACAGATCATTCATATTCCGACTTATGAAGCACCGAAAGTTATCGCACGCTTCGGAAATATGATCAATCTCGTAAGCCAGGTGCTGGAACCGACGATTGGAAACTATTTCAGGAATTCGGCGCAGGACAGCGACGTCATTGCTTTTCTCGGAAGCCGTAAAGAAAGACAGCAATCCGCCAAAGACCATATCAGCAGCGTATTGGAGCAGTACAATGTAAATGCCGTGGATACCCTGATCGGAGCCATCGTTCCTCCGGAAAGTTTAATGAAGACCTTGACCGACCGTAAGCTGGCTGAAGAGCAGAAGATCACCTACGAAACCGAAATGCTTGCCCAGGAAACCCGCCAGGCCCTGGAAAAGGAAACGGCTGTGGCCGATATGCAGAAAGAAATTGTAAAAGCCGACCAAGGAGTCGTGATTGCGGAAAGAATTGCCGATGCATCCGTGAAAAAAGCAACCGGAGACGCCAATTCCGTAAGGCTGCAGGCGACTGCGGAAGGGGACAGGCTGAAGCTACTGGCCACCGGGGAAGCGGAAAAGACCAGACTGCTCGCTAAAGCCGAAGCCGAAAAAATAGAATTGCTGGCCAAAGCAAGCGCGGAGCAGATTTCACTCACCGGTAATGCAGAAGCAGAGAAGATCCTGGCTATCGGTAAATCCAACGCCGAATCGTATAAGCTATCCGTGGAAGCGATGGGCGGAAATAACTTCACCCAGTTAAAAATCATGGAAAATATCGCCAACCAGAACGTAAGAATTATGCCGGAAGTTTTGATCGGCGGAAACGGTGATGCCGCAAACGGCGGGATCAGCGGGCTTCTCGGACTGCAGCTGTTGGAACAGGTGCAAAAGAAAAATATGGGAACTTCTGTCGTAATGGAAGAAAAGCAGGAAAACAATGCTTAATTTATATATTGATATTTTTAAAATGCTTAAAATCATTCCGTTCTTTATTGTAATTCTGGTGATTTGTTTTCTTATTTTCGTATTCCTTCAGATCAGCAATAAAGCTCATAAGAAAAAGTCGGTCAGCTATTATGAAATCATGATCATCAATCTTATTCTGATTTTTCAGCTGACAAACCTTTACAGACTTTTAATTAAGAATGAAATCGCGGAAAATATAAAGACTACGGAAATCATATCCAGAAAACCTGCTTTTTAAAAGTAAGTAGAGAGTACAGATTTGATCAAGATAAAACTTATCAAGTCAGAATTTAAATGTCAGAAAATAGCTGGATCTATTGTAAAAGGA from Chryseobacterium sp. SORGH_AS_0447 includes these protein-coding regions:
- a CDS encoding patatin-like phospholipase family protein, which codes for MNSEKIGLVLSGGGTKGIAHAGVLKFLAEKNITIDVLSCCSAGSIVGCLYAIGKKPEEILEFFKSIYFFNWKHFAFNQPGLVSSVIFRNYLNPVFGEMKLEDLDKEVKIVATELVGGTEKIFDSNFKIVDAIIASCSIPGVTTPYIIDDEMYCDGGVLNNFPADIIRKDCDKLIGVFVSPPHDIKISDLKSIKAIVSRSYDLLSYRIEKIKFDHCDWFISSQELSTYGTFERRKDRLEQIFNIGYQAAKDSFDESRFYTEVKKEERIV
- a CDS encoding SPFH domain-containing protein, encoding MTQIPDNAVGIITTMEGSPLEEGQIAGKIINGHNKFQDVDTFLNSGGYKGLQEQVILAGSYFLNPWFTKVEMVKMTEIPIGHVGVIISYVGEDGKDLSGVDFKHGNIVEKGHKGVWAEPIGPGKYPINPYIMKVELVPTTNLVLNWAYERSESHQLDKNLSTITVRSKDGFPFNLDVSQIIHIPTYEAPKVIARFGNMINLVSQVLEPTIGNYFRNSAQDSDVIAFLGSRKERQQSAKDHISSVLEQYNVNAVDTLIGAIVPPESLMKTLTDRKLAEEQKITYETEMLAQETRQALEKETAVADMQKEIVKADQGVVIAERIADASVKKATGDANSVRLQATAEGDRLKLLATGEAEKTRLLAKAEAEKIELLAKASAEQISLTGNAEAEKILAIGKSNAESYKLSVEAMGGNNFTQLKIMENIANQNVRIMPEVLIGGNGDAANGGISGLLGLQLLEQVQKKNMGTSVVMEEKQENNA